One segment of Moorella sp. E308F DNA contains the following:
- a CDS encoding sulfurtransferase TusA family protein, which produces MSEVNITKTIDARGSYCPGPLMELVKAIKRGQIGDVYELLSSDNGSAKDVPEWVNKMGHELVYCREDGDFWRIAVKKTK; this is translated from the coding sequence ATGTCCGAAGTAAATATCACGAAAACTATTGACGCCCGGGGCTCTTATTGTCCAGGACCGTTGATGGAACTGGTAAAAGCGATTAAGCGCGGTCAAATAGGGGACGTATATGAATTGTTGTCCAGTGATAACGGTTCGGCCAAAGATGTGCCGGAATGGGTCAACAAAATGGGACACGAGCTTGTATACTGCCGGGAAGATGGAGATTTCTGGCGTATTGCTGTCAAGAAAACAAAATAG
- a CDS encoding NAD(P)/FAD-dependent oxidoreductase — protein sequence MTRRIIIVGGGVAGTMVANRLAKSMETEVYNGELEIVLIGDTGKHIYQPGFLFMAFNEGFLEQFAREEKYLLHPKVNFVMDAARHIDVDRKRVITGKQSFDYDFLVIATGSYPDMDSVPGLAAGGHTFYTPEGAEKLRYEMLNFQGGTLLVTIDVPHKCPVAPLEFIFMADDYYREAGIRNKVQLKYTYPIGRVHSLEPVAKWAVKEFEKRGIEYETFFNLEKVDPEKRIAYNMDGSEHPYDLLIAIPAHRGARVIQDSGLGDEDGFIPTDRYSLKMEGQDCVYVIGDATDLPVSKAGSTAHYEADVVVKNLISELKGLPATHRYNGKAFCFIETGLNEATYITFNYKQPPQPVPPSEMLHWFKLSYNEMYWLSARGIL from the coding sequence GTGACCAGGCGCATCATCATTGTCGGCGGTGGCGTGGCCGGTACCATGGTGGCCAACCGGCTGGCAAAATCTATGGAAACCGAAGTTTATAACGGCGAGCTGGAAATAGTATTGATTGGTGATACAGGCAAGCATATTTACCAGCCGGGCTTCCTGTTCATGGCCTTCAATGAAGGCTTCCTGGAGCAGTTTGCCAGGGAAGAGAAATACCTGCTGCATCCCAAAGTAAATTTCGTTATGGACGCAGCGCGCCATATCGATGTTGACAGGAAAAGGGTTATTACCGGCAAGCAGTCCTTTGACTACGACTTCCTGGTTATAGCCACGGGGTCGTACCCCGATATGGATTCAGTACCCGGCCTGGCGGCAGGTGGCCACACTTTCTATACCCCAGAAGGCGCGGAGAAACTACGGTATGAAATGCTGAATTTCCAAGGCGGCACCCTGCTGGTAACCATCGACGTGCCCCATAAGTGCCCGGTGGCACCCCTGGAGTTCATTTTTATGGCCGATGATTACTACCGGGAAGCCGGTATCCGTAACAAAGTGCAGTTAAAGTACACCTACCCCATCGGCCGCGTTCATTCCCTGGAGCCTGTTGCTAAATGGGCCGTAAAGGAATTCGAAAAGCGTGGTATTGAATATGAAACCTTTTTTAATCTGGAAAAGGTTGATCCCGAAAAGAGAATTGCTTACAACATGGACGGTTCCGAGCACCCCTATGATTTGCTGATTGCTATCCCGGCTCACCGGGGAGCTAGAGTAATTCAAGATTCCGGGCTGGGCGATGAAGACGGCTTTATCCCCACCGACCGTTATAGTTTAAAGATGGAAGGGCAGGATTGTGTCTATGTGATCGGCGATGCCACCGACCTGCCTGTCAGCAAAGCAGGATCAACCGCCCATTATGAAGCCGACGTAGTCGTGAAAAATTTAATCAGTGAATTAAAGGGATTGCCGGCCACCCATCGTTATAATGGCAAGGCGTTTTGTTTTATTGAAACCGGGTTAAATGAGGCCACGTATATCACCTTTAACTACAAGCAACCGCCGCAGCCGGTGCCGCCTTCAGAGATGCTGCACTGGTTCAAGCTCTCTTACAATGAAATGTACTGGCTGTCTGCCCGGGGGATTTTATAA
- a CDS encoding DUF1641 domain-containing protein: MAQPARKIMGTTSTEPELSGRSREVLDLISAGMDSLEPPVIQNMVGNLVRLGEMADEFNRPEMLDLFREVARAGSNLRSLIAEIRDLQETGTMTTLLELGRVVQAMKDSLTAGVVTGALQQIVNTVFMMDQIQTLKGDRLMTGMIAAMQEAVQENKDKSPQGVLSLLRQLNNPEARKGLSIFASFLQKLPAHLGSTN, encoded by the coding sequence ATGGCCCAACCTGCCAGGAAAATAATGGGAACTACCAGTACGGAGCCGGAACTATCCGGACGCTCGCGGGAAGTTTTGGATCTTATCAGTGCCGGTATGGATTCCCTGGAACCGCCTGTTATCCAGAATATGGTTGGCAATTTGGTCCGGCTTGGTGAAATGGCCGATGAATTCAACCGCCCGGAAATGCTGGATCTTTTCCGGGAGGTCGCCAGGGCCGGCAGCAACCTTCGCAGCTTAATTGCAGAAATAAGAGATCTGCAGGAGACGGGGACGATGACTACCTTGCTGGAGCTTGGGAGAGTGGTCCAGGCAATGAAAGATTCGTTAACAGCGGGAGTAGTCACAGGAGCTTTACAACAGATAGTTAATACCGTATTCATGATGGACCAGATTCAAACACTTAAGGGTGACAGGCTCATGACAGGTATGATCGCCGCTATGCAAGAAGCCGTTCAGGAGAATAAGGATAAATCCCCGCAAGGCGTATTGAGTCTGCTGCGGCAATTAAACAATCCGGAGGCCCGGAAAGGCCTTAGTATCTTCGCTTCTTTCCTGCAAAAGCTACCAGCGCATCTGGGTTCTACCAATTAG
- a CDS encoding IS3 family transposase has product MEKRKKFTAEQKANIVLEMLRGEKTVAEIAAQYEVHPTQLHRWKAEAIENLPSLFTRGASELEKMRKQYEAEKEELIKQIGQLTIEVNWLKKNLLNSTSAVERREMVERHHPEISVKRQAELLDVNRTSIYYKPSEEADKGIELMHQIDEIYTRWPHYGYRRIRAVLRDMGYVVNKKRVLRLMRRMGIAGLCPGPNLSKRNHQNHTYPYLLRGVKAERPDHIWGIDITYIRMKGSFMYLVAIIDWYSRYIVSWELSQTLERSFVMRALKKALAVRKPEIINSDQGSHFTCSEYIELLKRNGIQISMDGKGRATDNAITERFFRNLKWEKIYYEEYRKPREVYRAVRTYIDEYNFERPHQAINHQKPADLYFGQLKLAETTLVTM; this is encoded by the coding sequence ATGGAAAAGAGAAAAAAATTTACAGCTGAACAAAAAGCAAACATCGTGTTGGAAATGCTCCGTGGGGAGAAGACAGTAGCCGAGATCGCTGCTCAATACGAAGTCCACCCCACCCAGCTACACCGATGGAAGGCTGAGGCCATAGAGAACCTCCCTTCCCTTTTCACCCGCGGCGCCAGCGAACTGGAAAAGATGAGAAAGCAGTATGAAGCCGAGAAGGAGGAACTGATCAAGCAGATCGGCCAGTTGACCATAGAGGTCAATTGGTTGAAAAAAAATCTGCTGAACTCAACGAGCGCCGTCGAAAGACGTGAAATGGTGGAGCGTCATCACCCCGAAATCTCAGTAAAGAGGCAGGCGGAACTTTTAGACGTCAACCGCACCAGCATATACTACAAGCCATCGGAGGAAGCAGACAAAGGCATCGAGCTAATGCACCAGATAGACGAGATCTACACCCGTTGGCCGCATTACGGCTACAGGCGGATCCGGGCAGTGTTAAGGGATATGGGCTATGTAGTCAATAAAAAGCGCGTGCTGCGGCTAATGCGCCGGATGGGGATAGCCGGGTTATGCCCAGGTCCCAACCTGAGCAAGCGAAATCATCAAAACCATACATATCCCTATCTGCTGAGGGGCGTGAAGGCCGAAAGGCCCGACCACATCTGGGGTATCGACATCACCTATATCCGGATGAAAGGCAGTTTTATGTACCTGGTAGCCATAATCGACTGGTATTCACGCTATATAGTGAGCTGGGAATTATCCCAAACACTGGAGCGGTCATTTGTAATGCGAGCGCTTAAGAAAGCGCTGGCAGTGAGGAAGCCGGAAATCATTAACAGCGACCAGGGCAGCCACTTTACCTGCAGCGAGTACATTGAGCTTTTAAAAAGAAACGGGATACAGATCAGCATGGACGGCAAAGGCCGGGCAACCGACAATGCCATTACAGAACGGTTTTTCAGGAATCTGAAGTGGGAAAAAATCTATTACGAAGAGTACCGGAAGCCCCGGGAAGTATACCGGGCGGTACGGACCTATATTGACGAATACAACTTTGAGAGGCCACACCAGGCCATTAACCACCAAAAACCGGCAGACTTATATTTCGGTCAGCTCAAGCTTGCAGAGACTACATTAGTCACCATGTAA
- a CDS encoding HpcH/HpaI aldolase family protein — MRENKVKKALADGEVVIGTMISEVRGPGIITMLATAGYDFVYIDMEHSSYSIETVADMIAVSKATDIVTIVRTPGLSRLALSRPLDAGAEGLLIPQVESEEEVKKIVEYTKYYPLGERGMALRRAHSNFAPVKTADYIKLANEQTLIVIQIESETAIRDLEKLVSVQGVDAAFIGPADLTQSYGIPGQTGDPRITAALERFIRVCNDHGVAPGIHVYDMDSAKRWIDAGMRLIAYSNDISMIVDTGRRYTAELKEYVASKC; from the coding sequence GTGCGGGAGAACAAAGTAAAAAAAGCCCTGGCCGATGGCGAAGTAGTTATCGGCACCATGATCTCCGAGGTCAGGGGGCCGGGTATTATCACCATGCTGGCTACGGCCGGCTATGATTTCGTCTATATTGACATGGAACATTCCTCTTACAGCATCGAAACCGTGGCCGACATGATAGCCGTCTCCAAAGCCACAGATATCGTGACAATTGTCAGGACGCCGGGTTTGTCGCGGCTGGCCTTATCCCGGCCCCTCGATGCCGGGGCGGAGGGGCTTTTAATCCCCCAGGTAGAGAGCGAAGAAGAAGTAAAGAAAATTGTTGAGTACACCAAGTATTACCCCCTGGGGGAGCGCGGTATGGCCCTGCGGCGCGCCCATTCCAACTTTGCCCCGGTGAAAACGGCCGACTATATTAAGCTGGCCAATGAACAAACTTTAATAGTCATCCAGATTGAAAGCGAGACGGCCATCCGCGACCTGGAAAAGCTCGTAAGTGTACAAGGAGTGGATGCGGCCTTTATCGGGCCTGCTGATCTTACCCAGTCCTACGGCATACCGGGCCAGACAGGAGACCCGCGGATTACCGCCGCCCTTGAACGTTTTATCCGCGTTTGCAATGATCACGGCGTAGCGCCGGGCATTCACGTCTATGACATGGATAGCGCTAAAAGGTGGATCGACGCTGGTATGAGGCTGATAGCCTACTCCAACGATATCAGCATGATCGTGGATACAGGCCGCAGGTATACTGCCGAATTAAAAGAATATGTAGCCTCAAAGTGCTAG
- the dapA gene encoding 4-hydroxy-tetrahydrodipicolinate synthase: MAKFVPRGIIPAMATPTDEWGNINESALRKLVNHLIEGGVHGLFPVGSQGEFFALTFEQKKKVIEIVIDETRGRVPVYAGTAALTTKEAIETTKMARDLGVDAVSILTPFFTNLSQKEVIGFYLDIARAVPDLPVLLYSNPGRTKVPIAVETVKELAAVDNIVGIKDSSGDMTLTAEYIRVTRDMDFSVLAGRDTLIYATLCYGGTGSITATANVEPRIAVEIYEAFMAGDHRRALEAQYHLAPLRLAFELGTFPVVIKEALNMIGIDAGKAIRPVGPLTEENRARLRQVLQDMGVVKA; the protein is encoded by the coding sequence ATGGCAAAATTTGTACCCAGGGGCATTATCCCGGCCATGGCCACACCCACCGACGAATGGGGCAATATTAATGAGAGCGCGCTGCGCAAGCTGGTCAATCATTTAATTGAGGGCGGGGTACACGGCCTTTTCCCGGTAGGCAGCCAGGGCGAGTTTTTTGCCCTGACATTTGAGCAAAAGAAAAAAGTGATTGAGATAGTCATTGACGAAACCCGGGGCCGCGTTCCTGTTTACGCCGGCACGGCGGCTCTGACAACGAAGGAAGCCATAGAAACTACTAAAATGGCCCGCGACCTGGGTGTTGATGCCGTATCCATCCTGACGCCCTTTTTCACCAACCTGAGCCAGAAGGAGGTTATCGGGTTTTACCTGGACATAGCCCGGGCCGTCCCCGACCTGCCGGTATTGCTTTACTCCAATCCGGGCAGGACCAAGGTGCCTATTGCGGTAGAAACCGTCAAAGAGCTGGCTGCAGTAGACAACATTGTCGGCATCAAGGACTCCAGCGGCGACATGACCCTTACGGCCGAATACATCAGGGTCACGCGGGATATGGATTTTTCTGTCCTGGCCGGCCGGGACACCCTGATCTATGCCACCCTCTGCTACGGCGGCACAGGCTCCATTACGGCTACGGCCAACGTGGAACCCCGCATAGCAGTAGAAATTTATGAAGCCTTTATGGCCGGCGATCACCGGCGCGCCCTGGAGGCCCAGTACCACCTGGCACCGCTGCGCCTGGCCTTTGAACTGGGCACCTTTCCCGTGGTAATCAAGGAAGCCTTGAATATGATCGGCATCGACGCGGGTAAGGCCATCCGGCCCGTTGGTCCCCTGACGGAAGAAAACCGGGCTCGCCTGCGGCAGGTCTTGCAGGATATGGGCGTAGTTAAAGCATAG
- a CDS encoding hydroxyacid dehydrogenase, which yields MKKKVLIVQPIHESGLKVFDDRFEVRVAPDPSVETVKREIKGVEGVIVRTAPFTREIIAAADSLKVIARHGVGVDNIDLRAATERGILVLNTPDANAVSVAEHTLTAIGALAKRVLPMDRATRRGDWEARNEYKAVDLDGKVLGLIGMGRIGSMVARKAAAAFNMEVIAYDPYVRPEVAAKNGVVLYEDLDRIFREADVISIHTPLTAETRGLVNEARLALMKSSAFLVNFSRGGVVDEEALYRALKDGVIAGAALDVFEEEPPSRNHQLFELDNVLLSPHSAALTEECVVRMATGAARGVVDVLTGKRPQFVVNTEVLKQ from the coding sequence ATGAAGAAGAAAGTCTTGATCGTCCAGCCGATCCACGAAAGCGGCCTGAAGGTGTTTGACGACCGGTTCGAGGTGCGGGTTGCTCCCGACCCGTCGGTAGAAACAGTTAAACGTGAGATCAAAGGTGTGGAAGGCGTTATCGTGCGCACGGCACCTTTTACCCGGGAAATAATTGCGGCTGCCGACAGCTTGAAAGTCATTGCCCGCCATGGTGTGGGCGTGGATAACATTGATCTTCGGGCGGCTACGGAAAGGGGTATCCTGGTACTCAATACGCCGGATGCCAATGCCGTTTCCGTTGCCGAGCATACCCTTACCGCCATAGGTGCCCTGGCCAAGAGGGTGCTCCCTATGGACCGGGCCACCCGCCGGGGCGACTGGGAAGCCAGGAATGAATACAAGGCCGTGGACCTGGACGGCAAGGTGCTGGGTCTGATAGGTATGGGCAGGATCGGGAGCATGGTGGCCAGGAAGGCTGCCGCCGCCTTTAACATGGAGGTAATCGCGTACGACCCTTATGTGCGGCCCGAAGTGGCGGCGAAAAATGGAGTTGTATTATATGAAGATTTGGACCGCATCTTCCGGGAAGCCGATGTTATATCCATTCACACTCCCCTCACGGCTGAGACCAGGGGCCTGGTAAATGAGGCCAGGCTGGCCCTGATGAAATCTTCGGCTTTCCTGGTGAACTTCTCCCGCGGTGGCGTGGTGGACGAGGAGGCTCTGTATCGCGCTCTTAAAGATGGAGTTATTGCCGGCGCCGCCCTGGATGTTTTCGAGGAAGAGCCCCCCTCACGAAATCATCAGTTATTTGAGCTCGATAATGTGCTGCTTTCTCCCCATAGCGCGGCCCTAACGGAGGAATGCGTGGTCAGGATGGCCACCGGCGCGGCCCGGGGGGTAGTAGATGTACTTACTGGTAAAAGGCCACAATTTGTGGTTAACACGGAAGTTTTAAAGCAATAG
- the larA gene encoding nickel-dependent lactate racemase, with protein MARYSVPNGKKMVEFEIPDGVDVTVVESRKLPVLPDTERAIREAVANPIGSRRLRAMVQPGQKVAIIVTDITRKLPEDIILSVLIEELLAGGICVNDITVVVATGTHRPNSRKELVDMFGEENVTRLRFVNHNAWDKEGLVYLGKSQRGIPLVVNKYVAAADIKISTGVIETHLLAGYSGGVKSVAVGVAGAETIAATHNYQVMAETRLGVIEGNTFRDFLTEAAMAIGLDFIVNVVQTGNKELVRVVAGHPVAAFLEGVKTARTMYEVEIDHHADIVIAGVGYPKNRDLYQATRAANTSIFGPRPVVKKGGVIIIPASCEDGFGHPGYVDWMAASGGPDDIIEHAAKEGFAPGDQKALILAWILKQARVVVTDCEIPAGELKKVYLEAMPTLQEAVNREIAGRTGVRVIIIPDALLTLPILRKQQHL; from the coding sequence GTGGCCAGGTATTCCGTCCCCAATGGTAAAAAAATGGTGGAATTTGAGATACCGGATGGAGTAGATGTGACCGTCGTTGAGTCCCGGAAACTTCCCGTCCTTCCCGATACGGAACGAGCTATCAGGGAGGCTGTCGCCAACCCTATTGGCAGCCGGCGTCTGCGGGCTATGGTGCAACCGGGGCAGAAGGTGGCTATAATCGTTACCGATATTACCCGGAAACTACCGGAGGACATTATCCTGTCGGTTTTAATAGAGGAACTGCTGGCCGGCGGTATCTGCGTGAATGATATTACCGTAGTGGTGGCTACCGGGACCCACAGGCCCAATAGCCGCAAAGAGTTAGTTGATATGTTTGGTGAGGAAAACGTCACCCGCCTGCGCTTCGTCAACCACAACGCCTGGGATAAAGAAGGACTGGTTTATTTAGGCAAATCTCAAAGAGGCATACCGCTGGTAGTCAATAAATATGTGGCGGCAGCAGATATTAAAATCTCCACCGGGGTTATCGAGACCCACCTCCTGGCCGGCTACAGCGGCGGCGTAAAAAGCGTGGCTGTCGGGGTAGCGGGGGCGGAGACTATAGCAGCGACCCACAATTACCAGGTGATGGCAGAAACACGGCTGGGGGTGATTGAGGGTAACACCTTCCGGGATTTCTTGACCGAGGCCGCTATGGCTATAGGCCTGGACTTTATCGTCAACGTAGTCCAGACCGGCAATAAAGAATTGGTCCGGGTGGTGGCCGGGCACCCGGTGGCGGCTTTCCTGGAAGGCGTCAAGACGGCGCGGACCATGTATGAGGTGGAGATTGATCATCATGCGGATATTGTCATTGCCGGCGTAGGTTACCCCAAAAACCGCGACCTTTACCAGGCTACCAGGGCGGCCAACACCTCTATCTTCGGTCCCCGGCCGGTGGTGAAAAAAGGCGGGGTAATCATTATTCCGGCCAGCTGCGAAGACGGCTTCGGCCACCCCGGCTACGTGGACTGGATGGCCGCGTCCGGTGGGCCCGACGACATTATTGAACATGCCGCGAAGGAAGGTTTTGCCCCCGGGGATCAAAAAGCACTAATTTTGGCTTGGATTCTAAAACAGGCGCGGGTGGTTGTGACCGATTGTGAAATTCCTGCAGGAGAATTAAAAAAGGTATATTTAGAAGCCATGCCTACTTTGCAGGAGGCAGTGAACAGGGAAATTGCGGGTAGAACCGGTGTGAGGGTAATTATAATCCCGGATGCCCTTCTTACTTTGCCCATTTTGCGAAAACAGCAACACTTATAA
- a CDS encoding tripartite tricarboxylate transporter TctB family protein, which produces MVAVKKHIRTTGVFLIIVGVAIMVDSVMVLKLGNYHNPDSGFLPFWYSLLMVIFSLVLVISNLGADDRPQPFWESLQWVNPLIAVIIIGLYGFIMEKLGYLLATFIFLLVWEKLLEHEKWLKTLVISVFGTISLYLIFEHMLGVPLPAGIFAL; this is translated from the coding sequence GTGGTGGCGGTGAAGAAACATATAAGGACGACGGGCGTCTTTTTAATCATCGTTGGCGTGGCTATAATGGTCGACTCTGTTATGGTGCTTAAACTTGGAAATTATCATAATCCGGATTCTGGCTTTTTGCCCTTTTGGTACAGTTTACTGATGGTAATATTCAGCCTGGTGCTGGTAATCAGTAATTTGGGTGCTGATGACCGGCCGCAACCTTTTTGGGAATCCCTGCAATGGGTAAATCCCTTAATAGCTGTCATAATTATAGGATTATACGGTTTTATTATGGAAAAATTAGGATATTTACTCGCTACTTTTATATTTCTTCTGGTATGGGAAAAGCTTTTGGAGCATGAAAAATGGTTGAAAACATTAGTTATTTCCGTCTTCGGGACCATTTCATTATATTTAATTTTTGAGCATATGCTGGGAGTCCCGCTTCCGGCAGGCATTTTCGCTCTATAG
- a CDS encoding tripartite tricarboxylate transporter permease: MGIFEGLFNGFSIALQGYNLLFAFIGCLLGTAIGVLPGLGPAATISLLLPVVYKMSSPATSIIFLAGIYYGSMYGGSTTSILLNLPGEAASVVTAIDGYKMALKGRAGAALGIAAIGSFIAGTIGVIGLSIVAPPLAEFALRFGPPEYFALTLVGLLLAVFLSGSSIVKGLIALLIGLLLASVGLDPITGKVRFTGGIIGLQGGFDFVTLAMGVFGIGEILYSLEQNIKGEIVTTKIGKVFPTIKDFIEAKWAIIRGSLIGFFVGILPGGGAVIASLASYAVEKRCSKKPEEFGHGAICGVAGPESANNAASSASFIPLLTLGIPGNASIAMIFAALMIQGVTPGPFLVKEHADVFWGVIASMYIGNLMLLALNLPLVGLWVQLLKVPFGILAPAVVLFTCVGVYSIANDTFNIYALLFFGLLGYFMRKLDFEPGPLPLAFVLAPIIENSLRQSLLMSGGSMAIFFTRPIAATLFAIFIALVIAQGLQTLCQRKRSKVSPGMSTGEV, from the coding sequence ATGGGTATTTTTGAAGGTCTTTTTAACGGATTTTCCATTGCCCTGCAGGGCTACAACCTTTTATTTGCCTTTATAGGCTGCTTGCTCGGCACGGCCATCGGTGTCCTTCCCGGCCTCGGCCCGGCGGCTACAATATCACTACTCTTACCGGTAGTTTATAAAATGAGTTCACCGGCGACATCAATAATTTTTTTGGCCGGAATTTATTACGGTTCGATGTACGGCGGGTCGACGACTTCGATTCTCCTTAACTTGCCGGGTGAGGCGGCATCGGTAGTTACCGCGATAGATGGCTATAAAATGGCTTTGAAAGGTCGGGCAGGAGCGGCGTTGGGAATTGCCGCCATTGGCTCTTTTATCGCCGGCACTATCGGGGTGATTGGTTTGAGCATAGTCGCCCCTCCCCTGGCCGAATTTGCCCTGCGCTTTGGGCCCCCGGAGTACTTTGCCCTCACCCTTGTGGGGCTTTTGCTGGCGGTATTTCTTTCGGGATCGTCCATAGTAAAGGGGCTTATTGCCTTACTCATCGGCCTTTTGCTGGCGAGCGTCGGTCTTGATCCCATTACCGGTAAGGTCCGTTTTACCGGTGGAATTATAGGCCTTCAAGGCGGTTTTGATTTTGTAACTCTGGCCATGGGGGTATTCGGCATCGGTGAGATTTTATATAGCCTCGAACAAAACATTAAAGGTGAGATTGTAACTACAAAAATCGGCAAAGTTTTTCCTACCATAAAAGATTTCATAGAAGCGAAATGGGCGATTATTCGCGGTTCGTTAATCGGCTTTTTCGTTGGCATCCTTCCCGGCGGCGGGGCCGTAATTGCTTCCTTGGCGTCCTACGCCGTGGAAAAAAGGTGCTCCAAGAAACCGGAAGAATTCGGACATGGGGCCATATGCGGCGTTGCTGGCCCGGAATCGGCGAACAATGCCGCCTCCAGTGCCTCTTTTATACCTCTCCTTACGTTGGGTATCCCCGGTAATGCCTCTATCGCCATGATTTTTGCAGCGCTAATGATCCAGGGGGTAACACCCGGACCTTTCCTTGTAAAAGAGCACGCCGATGTCTTTTGGGGAGTTATCGCTTCGATGTATATAGGCAATCTGATGTTGTTGGCCCTCAATCTACCCCTTGTGGGTCTCTGGGTTCAACTTTTGAAGGTTCCTTTTGGGATTCTGGCACCGGCGGTGGTATTGTTCACCTGTGTAGGCGTCTACAGCATCGCCAACGATACCTTCAATATATATGCCTTACTGTTCTTCGGCCTCCTGGGCTATTTTATGCGCAAACTTGATTTTGAGCCGGGTCCGTTACCTTTAGCCTTCGTACTTGCCCCCATAATTGAGAATTCTTTAAGGCAGTCTCTTTTGATGTCGGGCGGCAGTATGGCCATCTTTTTTACCCGGCCAATAGCGGCGACTTTGTTCGCTATCTTTATAGCTCTGGTGATTGCACAAGGTCTGCAAACGTTATGTCAGCGAAAAAGGTCGAAGGTTTCGCCGGGAATGAGCACCGGCGAAGTTTAA
- a CDS encoding tripartite tricarboxylate transporter substrate binding protein, producing MYRKKAWRILGLLMVALLVLLIASGCGGKSATQDNTPSQEKNEGAAATSSKYPEKPITIIVPYAAGGSTDALARAIEKVWTKYCPQPVMIVNKPGAGAVVGREFVKTSKPDGYTLMIGYGSGEDLIGPQLQKVPYDPLKDFTPIARMSIHSTIICVPGNSQFKSMKELIDWAKTSNQPVTASVSTATGNVNITMRGIGKVTGINIVPIPHQGGAQAITDLIGGHAIVGGGSGNEVAPHIQAGRLRPLAVDLPERDPAFPDVPTLKEQGINFYSWGSVKGIAAPAGTPKEVVDYLADVLKKVSEDPEFKESMKNLHQPILYMGPEEFQKFFKEAYDYFGKLIKDLNITLQ from the coding sequence ATGTATCGTAAGAAAGCCTGGAGAATATTGGGTCTGTTGATGGTCGCCCTGCTGGTGCTCCTTATTGCCAGCGGCTGCGGCGGTAAATCTGCTACTCAGGACAATACCCCTTCTCAAGAGAAGAACGAAGGGGCTGCGGCAACAAGCAGTAAATATCCAGAAAAACCCATCACCATTATCGTTCCTTATGCGGCAGGCGGTTCTACCGATGCCTTGGCCAGGGCCATTGAAAAGGTTTGGACCAAATACTGCCCGCAGCCCGTCATGATTGTTAACAAACCGGGCGCTGGCGCTGTTGTAGGTCGGGAATTTGTCAAAACTTCCAAGCCCGACGGTTACACCTTAATGATAGGCTACGGTTCAGGGGAAGACCTAATCGGTCCCCAGTTGCAAAAAGTACCCTACGATCCTCTGAAGGATTTCACGCCTATTGCCAGGATGTCGATCCACTCAACCATTATTTGTGTTCCTGGCAACTCCCAGTTTAAATCAATGAAGGAGCTTATTGATTGGGCTAAAACTAGTAATCAGCCCGTCACCGCCAGCGTATCGACGGCTACGGGCAACGTCAATATCACCATGCGCGGGATCGGCAAAGTTACTGGCATTAACATCGTTCCCATACCCCATCAGGGTGGCGCCCAAGCCATTACCGACCTGATCGGCGGGCATGCCATCGTGGGCGGCGGTTCCGGCAACGAAGTGGCGCCCCATATTCAGGCCGGCAGGCTGCGTCCTCTGGCTGTAGATCTACCGGAGCGCGATCCCGCCTTCCCGGATGTACCGACTTTAAAAGAGCAGGGCATTAATTTCTACAGCTGGGGATCGGTTAAAGGTATTGCCGCTCCGGCCGGAACTCCTAAAGAAGTGGTTGATTATCTAGCCGACGTACTGAAAAAGGTAAGCGAAGATCCCGAGTTTAAAGAGTCAATGAAGAATCTCCATCAGCCCATCCTTTATATGGGTCCCGAAGAATTTCAGAAATTCTTCAAAGAGGCCTATGACTATTTCGGCAAGCTGATTAAAGACCTGAATATAACATTGCAATAA